In Microcoleus sp. FACHB-831, the following proteins share a genomic window:
- a CDS encoding helix-turn-helix transcriptional regulator has protein sequence MVNTSAIAPASIVSGFHALSDPLRLQVLDLLREQELCVCDLCEKLGVTQSKLSFHLKTLKEAGLVSARQQGRWIYYSLNLSQFVVLEQYLAEYRSIGAILPSRCCQE, from the coding sequence ATGGTTAACACATCTGCGATCGCACCAGCTTCTATCGTTTCTGGCTTTCATGCCCTGTCTGACCCCCTGCGCCTTCAAGTCCTGGACTTGCTCCGCGAACAAGAATTATGCGTGTGCGACTTATGCGAAAAATTGGGGGTCACTCAGTCTAAACTTTCCTTTCATCTGAAAACACTCAAAGAAGCAGGTTTAGTAAGCGCCCGCCAGCAAGGACGCTGGATTTACTACAGCCTCAATCTCTCCCAGTTTGTCGTTTTGGAGCAGTATTTGGCAGAGTACCGCAGCATAGGCGCTATCCTACCGAGTCGCTGCTGCCAAGAATAA
- a CDS encoding ATP-binding protein, translating to MVALNPVPGVSLGGNVIAAPLPSNETERLEALRRYNILDTPPEESFDRITALAARLFDVPIAIVSLVDEFRAWFKSCYGFDSREISRESTICSFAILSDYVLVIPDTRNDSRVACMPSVASEPGLRFYAGAPLIDRDGYNLGTLCILDTKPRDALSADQQRTLTDLAAIVVDELELRLAARKIAQMDAALIEVTKGVSQATGEAFFYSLVQHLTKALGVDYAFIGELIATDEDKVNTLAVCAHNQIIDNIEYSLLNTPCKQVIKQGKLCCYPQGIIAEFPDNHLLAQMEVESYIATPLLDSTGCVVGLLGVMHRKPLENMQLAESLLTIFATRATAELERKRAEEERAQLLVREQAARQQAETANRMKDEFLAMLSHELRSPLNPILGWSRILLTRKVNEATTVRAIEAIERNANLQAELIEDLLDVSRMIRGKLSLQISPVNLIPIVEAAIDTVHLAAEAKSIRLETILDPSIGAIAGDSKRLQQIVWNLVSNAIKFTPVGGKVEIRLEHSEQATEEPGNWGKTPMPNSYAQLRVIDTGKGISADFLPFVFECFRQADSTSTRSHGGLGLGLAIVRHLVELHGGIIYVDSPGEGQGATFTVKLPLIAVRKKATNSDPLAPQFVNKVITDNLPMLAGLHLLVVDDAEDVRDLLAVALESYGARVTAVASASAALEALELVHPDVLLSDIGMPNEDGYTLIRKIRAMPPEGGGQIPAIAITAYARSEDCTHTLSLGFQKHIAKPVDPAKLASAIANLVLESVAEPNASEASLTNHIGLL from the coding sequence TTGGTTGCTTTAAATCCTGTGCCAGGAGTGTCTCTTGGAGGTAATGTGATCGCTGCTCCCCTACCATCTAACGAAACCGAGCGCCTAGAGGCACTGCGTCGCTACAATATCCTCGATACACCCCCTGAAGAAAGCTTCGATCGCATCACTGCTCTGGCAGCTCGTCTTTTTGACGTACCTATTGCTATAGTTTCCTTAGTTGACGAATTCAGAGCCTGGTTTAAATCGTGCTATGGCTTCGACTCCCGCGAAATCAGTCGCGAATCGACAATTTGTAGCTTCGCTATTTTGTCTGATTATGTTTTAGTCATTCCAGATACAAGAAACGATTCGCGTGTGGCTTGTATGCCCTCTGTGGCGAGCGAACCGGGGCTTCGGTTCTATGCGGGTGCGCCACTCATCGACCGCGATGGCTATAATCTTGGCACGCTCTGTATTCTGGACACCAAGCCGCGCGATGCCCTTAGTGCTGACCAGCAAAGAACTCTTACCGACCTAGCGGCTATAGTAGTTGATGAATTAGAGTTGCGGCTGGCGGCTCGCAAAATTGCTCAGATGGACGCCGCCCTCATTGAGGTGACAAAGGGAGTTTCGCAAGCGACAGGCGAGGCGTTTTTCTACTCGCTGGTGCAACACCTCACCAAGGCATTGGGTGTTGATTATGCTTTCATCGGGGAACTGATTGCGACAGACGAAGATAAAGTCAATACTCTCGCTGTATGCGCCCACAATCAGATTATTGACAACATTGAGTATTCATTGCTGAATACACCCTGCAAACAGGTGATTAAGCAGGGGAAACTGTGCTGCTATCCGCAAGGAATTATAGCGGAGTTTCCCGATAATCATTTGCTTGCCCAGATGGAAGTTGAAAGCTATATCGCAACTCCGCTTCTAGACTCTACAGGCTGCGTGGTGGGATTGCTTGGGGTCATGCATCGAAAGCCGTTGGAGAATATGCAGCTAGCAGAATCCCTGCTGACAATCTTTGCAACCCGCGCTACAGCAGAACTGGAGCGCAAGCGAGCGGAGGAAGAACGCGCTCAACTGTTGGTTCGCGAACAAGCTGCCCGTCAACAGGCGGAGACGGCTAACCGCATGAAGGATGAATTTTTGGCAATGCTATCCCACGAGCTGCGATCGCCCCTCAACCCCATTCTCGGCTGGTCTAGAATACTACTCACTCGCAAAGTTAATGAGGCGACTACCGTTCGCGCAATTGAAGCAATTGAGCGCAACGCCAATTTACAAGCAGAGCTAATTGAAGATCTTCTCGATGTCTCGCGGATGATTCGGGGTAAGCTTTCTTTGCAGATTAGCCCAGTTAACTTAATACCGATCGTTGAGGCGGCTATCGACACCGTGCATCTAGCAGCCGAAGCTAAGAGCATTCGACTTGAGACGATACTCGATCCTTCAATAGGAGCGATCGCAGGAGATTCAAAGCGGTTGCAGCAAATTGTCTGGAATCTCGTCTCCAACGCTATCAAGTTCACCCCTGTTGGTGGAAAGGTGGAAATCCGGCTTGAACATAGCGAACAAGCAACCGAGGAGCCGGGGAACTGGGGAAAAACGCCCATGCCTAATTCTTACGCGCAGCTCAGGGTGATCGACACGGGGAAAGGTATTAGCGCTGACTTTCTACCTTTTGTCTTCGAGTGCTTTCGACAAGCCGATAGTACAAGCACGCGATCGCATGGCGGACTTGGTTTAGGTTTGGCAATTGTTCGTCACCTGGTAGAACTGCACGGCGGAATCATATATGTTGATAGCCCAGGTGAAGGGCAGGGGGCAACATTTACGGTAAAACTGCCGCTGATAGCTGTTCGCAAAAAGGCAACCAATTCAGATCCACTAGCTCCGCAATTTGTTAACAAAGTAATAACCGACAATCTTCCCATGCTTGCTGGTTTGCACTTACTGGTTGTGGATGACGCGGAGGATGTCCGAGATCTTCTCGCTGTAGCGCTGGAGAGTTACGGCGCTAGAGTAACAGCAGTTGCATCAGCTAGCGCAGCACTTGAGGCTCTAGAACTGGTGCATCCAGATGTGTTGCTGAGCGATATTGGGATGCCCAACGAGGATGGATACACGCTGATCCGCAAAATTAGAGCGATGCCGCCAGAGGGCGGTGGGCAGATTCCAGCCATAGCGATCACAGCCTATGCTAGGAGCGAGGATTGCACGCATACGCTTTCGCTAGGATTCCAGAAGCACATAGCTAAACCAGTAGATCCAGCTAAATTAGCTTCTGCGATCGCCAATTTGGTTTTAGAGTCTGTAGCCGAACCTAACGCAAGTGAGGCTTCTCTCACAAATCACATAGGACTCCTCTAG
- a CDS encoding response regulator, with translation MPYQSEEIPPDSTVNILLVDDHPENLLALEAILEGLNLNLVKANSGEQALKCLLKQDFALILLDVQMPGMDGFEAASLIRQRKRSQYTPIIFLTAFSTSDDLVFKGYALGAVDYLFKPLNAEILKSKVAVFVELFKKTEEVKRQATQLVAVNAELSEREARFRSLSACSPVGIFLTDIQGRCTYTNPRCEAICGFTQQESLGIGWSQLVRTENSEKVMAEWSKWTLEGQEYSQEFCFQIPEETPRWVHIRISPMGGDRGEMSGHVGTIEDITQRKQAEEARAQVIQEQAARQQAQEENRRKDEFLATLSHELRTPLNSMLGWAHLLRTRSFDQATIIKGLETIERNARLQTQLVEDLLDVSRMIRGNIQLNVYPVNLASLVQNGIDSIRPAAEAKGITVESFVDDSLELIPADQARLQQIVWNLLSNAIKFTHSAGKVQVRLERAGTYAQLKISDTGMGIPLDVLPYIFDRFRQADSSSTRSYGGLGLGLAIVRHLVELHGGTVCAESLGEEQGATFTVLLPLVAEDNKNSQPSDLEDNYAIASDQELLANASKVEGLRVLLVEDEADTRQLLVKVLEVSGAEVTAVASVSEALASLEHSRPDVLVSDIGMPIEDGYALIRKVRSLDGGSQHTQIPAVALTAYASEQDQSRAISSGFQMHVSKPVEPDELISAIATLVGRSANSYRKRRSGTSRRPAYLF, from the coding sequence ATGCCATACCAAAGCGAGGAGATACCTCCAGATTCAACAGTCAATATTCTCCTAGTTGACGACCATCCGGAAAACCTACTGGCTTTGGAAGCTATCCTTGAAGGTCTCAATCTGAATTTGGTGAAGGCAAATTCTGGGGAACAAGCGTTGAAATGTCTGCTAAAACAGGATTTCGCGCTGATATTGCTAGACGTGCAAATGCCAGGAATGGATGGATTTGAGGCGGCTAGCCTAATTCGACAAAGAAAGCGATCGCAGTACACCCCGATTATTTTCCTCACAGCCTTCAGTACAAGCGATGATTTAGTATTCAAAGGATATGCGCTTGGTGCAGTAGACTACCTCTTCAAGCCGCTGAATGCAGAAATTCTGAAATCGAAAGTTGCCGTATTTGTCGAACTATTCAAAAAGACCGAAGAGGTAAAACGACAAGCCACTCAACTCGTAGCCGTAAACGCAGAACTCAGCGAAAGAGAAGCACGGTTTCGTTCATTGAGTGCCTGTTCGCCCGTCGGCATTTTCCTCACCGACATTCAAGGTCGCTGCACGTACACTAACCCGCGTTGCGAAGCTATCTGCGGCTTTACTCAACAAGAAAGCTTAGGGATTGGTTGGTCCCAGCTAGTGAGGACGGAAAATAGCGAAAAGGTAATGGCAGAGTGGTCGAAGTGGACGCTTGAAGGTCAAGAGTACTCGCAAGAATTTTGCTTCCAAATTCCTGAAGAAACTCCTCGTTGGGTTCACATACGCATATCCCCAATGGGGGGCGATCGCGGCGAAATGAGCGGTCATGTCGGAACAATCGAAGACATCACCCAGCGCAAGCAGGCTGAGGAAGCCCGCGCCCAGGTTATCCAAGAACAGGCAGCACGACAGCAGGCACAGGAGGAAAACCGGAGGAAGGATGAATTCCTAGCAACCCTCTCCCACGAACTACGCACGCCCCTCAACTCAATGCTAGGCTGGGCGCATCTGCTTCGGACGCGATCGTTCGATCAAGCAACTATTATTAAAGGTCTGGAAACAATTGAGCGCAACGCGAGGCTGCAAACACAGCTTGTAGAAGATCTCCTTGATGTCTCGCGGATGATTCGGGGCAATATTCAGCTCAACGTGTATCCTGTCAACCTTGCATCTTTGGTTCAAAACGGGATTGATTCGATCCGTCCGGCAGCCGAGGCTAAAGGGATTACTGTTGAAAGCTTCGTTGACGACTCTTTAGAGTTAATTCCAGCAGATCAAGCCCGCTTGCAACAAATTGTGTGGAATTTACTCTCCAATGCGATCAAGTTCACGCATTCAGCAGGAAAAGTTCAGGTACGGCTAGAGCGTGCTGGCACTTACGCCCAACTTAAAATAAGCGATACGGGCATGGGAATTCCCCTAGATGTTCTTCCCTACATTTTCGATCGTTTCCGTCAGGCTGACAGCTCAAGTACAAGGTCTTATGGCGGACTGGGGTTAGGGCTAGCGATCGTCCGACACTTAGTAGAGTTGCACGGTGGGACTGTATGTGCAGAAAGTCTAGGTGAGGAGCAAGGAGCTACATTTACAGTCCTGTTACCGCTTGTGGCTGAAGACAACAAAAATTCGCAACCGAGCGATTTGGAAGACAATTATGCAATTGCTTCAGATCAAGAATTGCTGGCGAATGCTTCAAAGGTTGAAGGCTTGCGGGTACTGTTAGTTGAGGACGAGGCTGACACGCGCCAATTGCTTGTCAAAGTGCTTGAAGTAAGCGGTGCTGAAGTAACAGCGGTTGCATCTGTGAGCGAGGCTCTAGCATCTTTAGAACACAGCCGCCCTGATGTACTGGTGAGTGACATTGGAATGCCTATTGAAGATGGCTATGCGTTAATCCGTAAAGTGAGATCCTTGGATGGTGGATCGCAGCATACACAGATTCCAGCAGTAGCTTTGACGGCTTATGCCAGCGAGCAAGATCAAAGTCGGGCTATTTCATCTGGCTTTCAGATGCACGTTTCTAAGCCTGTCGAACCAGACGAGTTGATTTCGGCGATCGCTACTCTTGTGGGGCGCAGCGCTAATTCTTACCGCAAGCGTCGCTCTGGCACTTCTCGCAGACCTGCTTATCTTTTCTAG
- a CDS encoding anion permease, with product MSIFLIALLIATLFLAYSNGANDNFKGVATLFGSETTSYKTAIWWATITTFAGSACSIFLAETLIKNFSGKGLVPDAIADATDFHLAIAIATGLTVMLATVTGFPISTTHGLTGSLVGAGLVAIGTKVNFATLGNAFFLPLLLSPIVAIGLGALVYGLFRYIRIRSGIQKEWCICVGSTQQLIPIPQPDSTSILQCVTTPDVAIDSQEKCSQRYKGKFWGIKSQQLVDACHFFSAGIVCFARGLNDTPKIVSIILIIKALSIQGGMFAVAVAMALGGLLNARKVAQTMSKKITQMNAGQGLASNLVTGFLVIAASNYGLPVSTTHVSVGSIFGGGLVSKKANVQVFYQILLSWILTLPIAASLSAIVYWILHR from the coding sequence GTGTCGATTTTTCTCATCGCTCTGTTGATAGCTACTCTTTTTCTAGCTTATTCAAATGGAGCAAATGATAATTTCAAAGGTGTAGCAACGCTATTTGGCAGCGAAACAACAAGCTACAAAACAGCAATTTGGTGGGCAACTATTACCACGTTTGCGGGTTCCGCCTGCTCTATTTTTTTGGCAGAGACGCTGATTAAAAACTTTTCTGGTAAAGGATTGGTTCCAGATGCGATCGCTGACGCAACAGATTTTCATTTAGCGATCGCAATTGCTACTGGCTTAACAGTTATGCTTGCTACCGTAACTGGATTTCCTATCTCCACTACGCACGGATTAACAGGCTCGCTTGTCGGCGCTGGCTTAGTTGCAATTGGCACTAAAGTAAACTTTGCTACTCTGGGAAATGCGTTTTTTCTGCCTTTGTTACTTAGCCCGATAGTTGCTATAGGTTTGGGAGCGTTAGTTTACGGGTTATTCCGCTACATCAGAATACGTTCGGGGATTCAAAAAGAATGGTGTATTTGCGTTGGTAGTACTCAACAGTTAATTCCAATTCCCCAGCCTGATAGCACCAGCATTTTACAATGTGTCACTACCCCTGATGTGGCAATAGATTCACAAGAGAAATGCAGCCAAAGGTATAAAGGAAAGTTTTGGGGTATCAAAAGTCAGCAATTAGTTGATGCCTGTCATTTCTTTAGTGCCGGAATCGTCTGTTTTGCCAGAGGTTTGAACGATACCCCAAAGATTGTTTCAATTATCCTGATTATTAAGGCTCTCTCTATTCAAGGGGGAATGTTTGCGGTAGCAGTTGCAATGGCATTAGGCGGTCTGCTGAATGCTAGAAAAGTTGCACAAACTATGAGCAAAAAAATTACCCAAATGAATGCTGGTCAAGGATTGGCTTCTAATCTGGTGACAGGATTTCTAGTTATTGCTGCTAGTAACTATGGGCTTCCTGTTTCAACTACTCATGTTTCAGTTGGATCAATTTTTGGGGGCGGCTTAGTTTCAAAGAAAGCTAATGTACAAGTATTCTATCAAATCTTGCTTTCCTGGATTTTGACTTTACCAATTGCAGCTAGCCTGAGTGCGATTGTTTACTGGATATTGCATAGATAA
- a CDS encoding MIP/aquaporin family protein, whose amino-acid sequence MDRKPVSRIAIWQSVNYCWREAAVEAIGTFVLVFAGTGAVMVNFISDGALTHLGISFVFGAVVAALIYATGHISGAHFNPAVTLAFWTSGFFPKRKVVPYILSQIVGAIAASTLLLLSLGTVANLGATLPLNDNWLQSLILETVLTFILMFVILGSGLDRRAPIGFAGLAIGLTVGLEAAFMGPITGASMNPARSFGPAIVGGIWQHQWVYWVAPILGGQLAVLVYRIISNGFRDIK is encoded by the coding sequence ATGGATAGGAAGCCAGTTTCTAGGATTGCTATTTGGCAGTCCGTTAATTACTGCTGGCGCGAGGCGGCTGTGGAGGCAATTGGCACTTTTGTTCTAGTCTTTGCTGGTACTGGTGCTGTAATGGTCAACTTTATCAGCGATGGAGCCTTAACCCATCTTGGTATTAGTTTTGTATTTGGTGCGGTCGTTGCTGCTTTAATTTACGCGACGGGACACATTAGCGGCGCACATTTTAACCCAGCGGTGACGTTAGCTTTTTGGACGAGTGGATTTTTCCCAAAACGCAAAGTAGTGCCCTATATTTTGTCGCAAATAGTAGGAGCGATCGCAGCCTCAACTTTACTGTTACTGTCCTTGGGAACAGTAGCAAATTTAGGCGCAACTTTACCCCTAAACGATAACTGGTTGCAATCTCTAATTCTGGAAACAGTTCTAACATTTATCCTAATGTTTGTTATCCTGGGTTCTGGCCTTGACCGTCGCGCACCGATTGGTTTTGCAGGTCTAGCAATAGGATTAACTGTAGGCTTAGAAGCTGCATTTATGGGGCCAATTACTGGCGCTAGCATGAACCCGGCGCGGTCATTTGGCCCAGCAATTGTAGGAGGAATTTGGCAGCACCAGTGGGTTTATTGGGTTGCGCCTATTTTAGGAGGGCAACTAGCTGTTTTGGTTTACCGGATAATATCCAACGGATTTCGCGATATCAAGTAA
- the arsH gene encoding arsenical resistance protein ArsH encodes MTTFDHPPRILFLYGSLRERSYSRLLAEEAARIIQDFGAETKFFDPRELPIYGSVPDTHPKVQELRQLSLWSEGQVWSSPEMHGNITGILKNQIDWIPLEIGAVRPTQGRTLAVMQVSGGSQSFNAVNTMRILGRWMRMFTIPNQSSVAKAYQEFNEDGTMKDSAYRDRAIDVMEELYKFTFLLRDKVDYLTDRYSERKEKAPTKPIL; translated from the coding sequence ATGACAACTTTCGATCATCCACCCAGAATTTTGTTTTTGTATGGCTCTTTAAGAGAGCGTTCCTATAGTCGTTTGTTAGCAGAGGAAGCTGCTAGAATCATCCAAGATTTTGGTGCAGAGACGAAATTTTTTGACCCGCGTGAGTTACCAATTTACGGTAGCGTACCAGATACACACCCGAAAGTTCAAGAATTGCGACAATTGAGTTTGTGGTCTGAAGGTCAAGTATGGTCTAGTCCAGAAATGCACGGCAATATTACAGGAATTCTTAAAAACCAAATTGACTGGATTCCCTTAGAGATAGGGGCAGTTAGACCTACTCAAGGTAGAACTTTAGCAGTAATGCAGGTAAGCGGTGGTTCGCAGTCGTTTAATGCGGTGAATACGATGCGAATTTTGGGACGATGGATGCGGATGTTTACTATTCCCAATCAATCTTCGGTTGCTAAAGCTTATCAAGAGTTCAATGAAGACGGAACCATGAAGGATTCTGCCTACCGCGATCGCGCTATCGATGTGATGGAAGAACTTTACAAGTTCACTTTCCTCCTCCGAGACAAAGTAGATTACCTCACAGATCGCTACAGCGAACGCAAGGAAAAAGCACCTACAAAACCCATCCTGTAA
- a CDS encoding ferredoxin: MGIIKMGKVAIAVTKLGQIVETGLEQKNLDTLDRRCVIVCQYRSCQANGSAEVLEAFQAAKVAGVEVTSSGCQGMCSSGPTVRIVPEETWYCRVQPSDVPVIVEEHLKGGQPVEAKLNPRIHLPYSF; this comes from the coding sequence ATGGGAATTATTAAGATGGGTAAAGTCGCGATCGCCGTAACAAAGTTGGGACAAATAGTGGAAACGGGTTTAGAACAAAAGAATTTAGATACATTAGATCGGCGCTGCGTAATAGTTTGCCAGTACCGCTCCTGTCAGGCGAATGGTTCGGCAGAGGTGCTGGAAGCGTTTCAGGCGGCTAAGGTTGCGGGGGTAGAGGTGACAAGCAGCGGTTGTCAGGGAATGTGTAGCTCTGGCCCGACTGTGCGGATTGTGCCGGAAGAGACGTGGTACTGTCGAGTACAACCTAGCGATGTGCCTGTGATAGTGGAAGAACATCTAAAGGGGGGACAACCTGTGGAAGCGAAGCTTAACCCCAGGATTCATCTTCCTTACAGTTTTTGA
- the arsM gene encoding arsenosugar biosynthesis arsenite methyltransferase ArsM, producing MTYLETAASFYSEVAQTPQVGLCCVQSSPLQLPGLKISAQMQEMNYGCGTTVHAAELANSPTVLYVGVGGGLEALQFAYFSRRASGVIAVDPVEAMREAASRNLAIAAKDNPWFDPSFVEIREGDAFALPVPDASVDVVAQNCLFNIFEPADLNKALKEAYRVLKPGGRLLMSDPIATRPIPAHLQKDERLRAMCLSGALTYEQYTQHLIDVGFGQIEVRARRPYRLLDAQTYGMDENLLLESLDSVSFKVAIPEDGACIFTGKTAIYAGREEFFDDGAGHILQRGVPAAVCDKTAGKLGALMPEELLVTDSTWHYIGGGCC from the coding sequence ATGACTTATCTCGAAACCGCAGCCAGTTTTTACAGTGAAGTCGCACAGACACCGCAAGTTGGCTTGTGCTGCGTCCAAAGCAGCCCCCTGCAACTACCAGGACTGAAAATTTCCGCGCAAATGCAGGAGATGAACTACGGCTGCGGCACGACCGTCCATGCAGCGGAACTGGCTAACTCGCCAACTGTACTTTATGTTGGCGTGGGCGGCGGCTTGGAAGCACTGCAATTTGCTTATTTTTCCCGTCGTGCTAGTGGCGTGATTGCAGTCGATCCCGTTGAAGCAATGCGCGAAGCTGCTAGTCGTAACCTGGCTATTGCTGCTAAAGATAACCCTTGGTTTGACCCAAGTTTTGTAGAAATCCGCGAAGGCGATGCTTTTGCTTTGCCCGTGCCAGATGCTTCTGTAGATGTAGTAGCACAAAATTGTTTGTTTAATATCTTTGAACCAGCCGATCTAAATAAGGCGCTGAAAGAAGCGTATCGGGTGTTAAAACCAGGCGGACGCTTGCTGATGAGCGACCCGATTGCTACTCGTCCAATTCCAGCGCATCTCCAGAAAGATGAACGGTTGCGGGCGATGTGTTTGTCTGGTGCTTTAACTTACGAGCAGTATACTCAACACCTCATTGATGTTGGTTTTGGCCAGATAGAAGTTCGGGCGCGGCGTCCTTATCGGCTGCTAGACGCGCAAACCTATGGCATGGATGAGAATTTGTTGTTAGAAAGTCTTGATTCTGTGTCTTTCAAAGTTGCCATTCCAGAAGATGGCGCGTGCATTTTTACGGGCAAGACTGCTATTTATGCAGGCAGAGAAGAGTTTTTTGATGATGGCGCTGGGCATATTCTTCAGCGCGGCGTCCCTGCGGCTGTGTGCGATAAGACGGCTGGAAAGCTGGGAGCATTAATGCCAGAAGAGTTGTTAGTTACAGATTCAACTTGGCACTATATTGGTGGCGGTTGCTGTTAG
- a CDS encoding aminotransferase class IV, whose translation MASLIDYPAYSYWFTPQWELAFSSKGDDLFWYNGKLIQSRSLELPVDDPGLLYGATVFTTLRVYQQSLDSQLTNWTAHCDRLRSSLKTFNWQQPDWQLCRQGALLLTPHFPVLRIVIFPDGREWITGRVLPPDLTERQKDGITAWLAEDNLFRRSIPDIKTGNYLSAWLALSKAQTLGAKEAILIDSSGNWLESSTGNIWGWRDGRWWTPPLNAGILPGTARSQLIGWLESQNVAVGADPWTPSFVRGLEAIAYTNSVVEVVPIASVIQETGTISYNPFHSSLEQLRSLFQDGGAGKP comes from the coding sequence TTGGCCTCGCTCATAGATTACCCTGCATATAGCTATTGGTTTACCCCACAATGGGAGCTGGCTTTCTCATCCAAAGGTGATGATTTGTTTTGGTATAACGGCAAATTGATTCAATCGCGATCGCTGGAATTGCCTGTTGACGATCCGGGATTGCTCTACGGCGCTACAGTTTTTACTACACTGCGAGTGTATCAGCAGTCGCTAGATAGTCAACTGACAAACTGGACTGCACACTGCGATCGCCTCCGTTCTTCTTTAAAAACCTTTAACTGGCAGCAACCAGACTGGCAGCTATGCCGCCAAGGTGCTTTGTTGCTGACACCGCACTTCCCCGTTCTCAGGATAGTGATATTTCCCGATGGGCGCGAGTGGATAACTGGGAGAGTGTTACCACCTGATTTAACAGAACGCCAGAAGGATGGGATTACAGCTTGGCTGGCGGAAGATAATCTATTCCGGCGCTCGATACCAGATATTAAAACGGGTAACTACTTGTCTGCTTGGCTAGCATTGAGCAAAGCTCAGACTTTGGGGGCAAAGGAAGCTATTTTAATAGATTCGTCGGGAAACTGGCTAGAAAGCAGCACGGGCAATATCTGGGGTTGGCGCGATGGTCGGTGGTGGACGCCACCCCTAAACGCGGGAATTTTGCCGGGAACAGCGCGATCGCAACTAATCGGCTGGCTGGAAAGTCAGAATGTAGCTGTGGGTGCAGACCCTTGGACTCCCAGCTTTGTGAGGGGGTTGGAGGCGATCGCGTATACAAATAGCGTTGTGGAAGTGGTTCCGATCGCTAGTGTCATCCAGGAGACGGGCACAATTAGCTACAATCCTTTCCACAGCAGCTTAGAGCAACTGCGGAGCCTGTTTCAGGACGGTGGTGCTGGCAAACCCTAG
- the arsC gene encoding arsenate reductase, glutathione/glutaredoxin type has translation MKSVMFVCKKNSRRSHMAEGFAKTLGKGKILVTSSGLEASKVDPITIQVMDEIGIDISDQKSKALSDFKPEDYDAVISLCGCGVNLPRDWVLREVFQDWQLDDPEGHSIETFRRVRDEVKERVEKLIASLN, from the coding sequence ATGAAAAGCGTGATGTTTGTTTGCAAGAAAAATTCGCGGCGATCGCACATGGCAGAGGGATTTGCTAAAACGCTTGGAAAAGGCAAAATATTAGTCACCAGTTCTGGACTAGAAGCAAGTAAGGTAGACCCTATAACAATTCAAGTCATGGATGAAATTGGTATTGATATCAGCGACCAAAAATCTAAGGCTTTAAGTGATTTTAAGCCGGAAGACTACGATGCAGTTATATCCCTGTGCGGCTGTGGAGTAAACTTGCCGAGGGATTGGGTATTGCGAGAAGTTTTCCAAGATTGGCAACTCGACGATCCAGAAGGACACTCTATAGAAACCTTCCGCCGCGTTCGCGATGAAGTCAAAGAACGAGTAGAAAAGTTAATTGCATCTCTCAATTAA